tgcactgaggctaggaaactaTGTCAtaaccgataaatccacaataatcgagaatttcaataagcatttctgtacggctggccatgctttcctcctggctaccccaaccctgcCCAACAGCTCCACACCCCCCTCAGCTAGTTaaccaagcctccccagcttctccttcacccaaatccagattgctgatgttctgaaagagctgcaaaacccgtacaaatcagctgggctagtcAGTCTCGACTAAagttatccaccgccattgttgcaacccctattactagtctgttcaaccgctctttcgtatcgtccgagattcctaaagattggaaagcttctgcagtcatcccactcttcaaagggggtgacactcaagacccaaactgttacagacctatatccatcctgtcctgcctttctaaagtcttcgaaagccaagttaacttctctagggtatgtgggacggtagcgtcccaactcatcaacagccagtgaaactgcaaggtgccaaattcaaacaacagaaatcccataatttaaATTCCTCAAACAAACAAGTATTTTAcgccattttaaagatacacttgttgtaaatccagccaaagtgtccgatttcaaaaagacgaaagcacaccaaatgatTGTTAGGTATGAGCCAAGGCACTGAAAAAGACAGCCATTTTTCCTGCCAAAGAGAGCAgtaacaaaaagcagaaatagagagaaaattaatcactaacctttgatgaccttcatcagatgacactcataggacttcatgttacagaatacatgtttgttttgttcggtaaagttcatatttatatccaaaactcTGAGTTTAGGCGGGACGCTACTGTCTCACTTGGCAAAAAGCCTGagaaaatgcagagtgccaaattaaTTACTTTGAAAATTACCATAAaatgaaactttcattaaatcacacatgaaagataccaaattaaagctacactggttgtgaatccagccaacatgtcagaattcaaataggcttttcggcgaaagcatacaatgctattatctgaggatagtaCCATTGtaaacaaagagatattcaagcatattcaaccctgcaggcaagacacaaaacgcagaaataaaaaatataattcatgccttacctttgacgagcttctgttgttggcactccaatatgtcccataaatatCACAAATGGTccctttgttcgattaattccgtcattatatatccaaaatgtccatttatttggcgcgtttgatccagaaaaacacaggttcCAACTTGCTCAAACGTGACGACAAAATAGCTCAaaggttacctgtaaactttgcccaAAAATGTCAAACTACTTttttaatacaactttaggtatttaacgtaaataatcgatcaaattgaagatgggatgatctgtgttcaatacagggtTAAAACCAACTATAGCTAGCCTTCTGGTCTCGCGCATCTAACAAACAGGACATGTCGAGTGACTCTctttcaagatggccgtacttcttcattacacaaaggaataacctcaaccaatttctcaagactgttgacatccagtggaagcggtaggaactgcaagcatgtcccttagaaatctggatggtttgtcctcggcgtttcgcctgctaaataagttctgttatactcacagacatgatgcaaacagttttagaaacttcagagtgttttatatccaaatccactaataaaatgcatatcttatcttctgggtagctggcagtttaatttgggcatgcttttcatccacaattctgaatgctgccctctaccctagagaagttaacaaacagatcactgaccatttcgaatcccaccgtaccttctccgctgtgatatccggtttccgagctggtcacgggtgcacctcatccacactcaaggtactaaacgatataaccgccatcgataaaagacagtactgtgcagccgtcttcatcaacctggcctgttgtccggacctctgggagtctctatgggggtaccacagggttcaattctcgggccgactcttttctgtatatatcaacgatgtcgctcttgcttttctgtatacatctggcccttctttgcacactgtgttaacaaacccccaaatgagcttcaatgccatgctcttcaaccgatggctgcccgcacccgcccgcccgactagcatcactaccctggacggttctgacttagaatatgtggacaacaacaaatacctaggtgtctggatagactgtaaactctccttccagactcatattaagcatctccaatccaaaatttattctagaatcggcttcctatttcgcaacaaagcctccttcactcacgctgccaaacataccctcgtaaaactgacaatcctaccgattcttgacttctgcgatatcatttacaaaatagcctccaactctACTCaggaaactggatgcagtctatcacagtgccatccattttttcACCAAAGGctcatataccacccaccactacgacctgtatgctctcgtcggctggccctcgctacatattcgtcaccaaacccactggctccagatcatctatatGTCTTTGCTATGTAAAGCTCTgccttaactcagctcactggtcaccatagcaacacccacccatatcacgcgctccagcaggtatatctcactggtcatccccaaagccaacacctctttggccgcctttccttacagttctctgctgccattgactgtaaggaattgcaaaaatcgctgaagttggagacttatatctccctcactaactttaagcatcagctatctgagcagcttaccgctcgctgcagctgtacacagcccatctgtaaatagcccatccaactagctacctcatccccatttttttgtgacttttttctcttttgcacaccagtatttctacttgcacatcatcatctgcacatctatcactccagtgttcatttccATAGTagtacttcgctactatggcctatttattgccgtgcctccttactccatttgcacacactgtatatagacttttctattttgttattgactgtacgtttgtttttttgtcgcactactttgatttatcttggccaggtcacagttgtaaatgagaacttgttctcaactggcctacatggttaaataacgGTGAAAACTAAATTTAattaaatatacatttaaaaaatcataaCTTTATTGACAACACCCAATTGGATACTGTCATTAACGTGGTTCTTAATACGGtagcaaacattatattaagcaggacattcaagCGAGTcttacaattataatccaaagtagtgtgaaatgcacttATAAGCTTCCTGGAAATGGAGGTTACttccctgagttttcccccattcacattcagaatacattgtgaGAAACTAAAATCTTTGCTCAACATTTTTGCTCTAATCAGATATTGTACATCCATAACTatcggtttcctcattagcagggagGAGTTTTTACAACCAAATTGCATGTGCATCGCCCTTGTGCCGTAATTTTAGGAAACACAGAAAGGGGCGtatattggagaccaaaagtcATCAGGCACACCGCTTAGAGTTTCAACAACATGAATGACTTATTTCTAGCCTACAATCATcgatgttactactaatgtgaaaacaagacaaaatatgattgttgctcattttaagacaattgtcaaataactaacattcattacagacgtcaattgttgtacaacatcATGGCTACGCTGTTGGCATCACCTGTTACAGTGGACTtctgctgttgtgggcctttaatCATCTGTCAGACTTTGTTGTTTACACAGGAGAGATACTTCactatcgtggatcctctggggagcctcaacaacctcatgatgctgaaCAGGCAGAGAAGAATCTCTGCAGATCAGAACACCTCAATAAACACCTGCAGAGATCCACAGGGAAGAGAACTCactactgctctgactgtgggaagagattcacctcATCAGGCATAAaaattcatcagagaacacacaccggAGAGAAACCTTTTTGCTGtgttcaatgtgggaagagttttggtcaATCTGGCCATCTGACAgtgcaccagagaacacacacaggagagaaaccttatagttgtggtcaatgtgggaagagtttttcaACATCTGGCTCTCTGACACTGCACCAGAAAACACACacgggagagaaaccttatagctgtggtcaatgtgggaagagttttggtaGATCTTGCTATCTGACTCAACaccaaaagacacacacaggagaaaaaccttatagctgtggtcaatgtgggaagagttttggtcaATCTTGCCATCTGACTCAACACcagaagacacacacaggagagaaatcttatagtTGTGGTCAATGTGGGATGAGTTTTCTTCGATCTGGAGAGTTGACAgtgcaccagagaatacacacaggagagaaaccttttagctgtgatcaatgtgggaagagttttgctgcATCTAGAACTCTGactcaacaccagagaacacacacaggagagaaaccttatagctgtggtcaatgtgggaagagatgtTCGACATCTGGCCATCTGACtgtacaccagagaatacacacaggagagaaaccttatggctgtgatcaatgtgggaagagatgtTCAACATCTGGCCATCTGactgtacaccagagaacacacacaggagagaaaccttacagctgtgatcaatgtgggaagagttttggtcaATCTGGAGAGCTGACAgtgcaccagagaacacacacaggagagaaaccttacagctgtcatcaatgtgggaagagttttgctgcTTCGAGAACTCTGACTCAACACCAGAgattacacacaggagagaaatcttatagatgtggtcaatgtgggaagaaaTGTACAACATCTGGCTCTCTGactgtacaccagagaacacacacaggagagaatccttatagctgtgatcattGTGGGAAGAAATGTACTACATCTGGCTCTCTGactgtacaccagagaacacacacaggagagaatccttatagctgtgatcaatgtgggaagaaatGTACTACATCTGGCTCTCTGACTGTACacctgagaacacacacaggagagaaaccttatagctgtgatcaatgtgggaagagttttactacatctgGCAATCTGactgtacaccagagaacacacacaggagagaaaccgtacagctgtggtcaatgtggaaagagttttgcTCTATCTAAAACTTTGACTcaacaccagagaatacacacaggagagaaatcttatagctgtgataCATGTGAGAAGACTTTTGGTCAATCTTGCCATCtggtatcacaccagagaacacacacaggagagaaaccttatagctgtggtcaatgtgggaagagttttggtcaATCTTGCCATCtggtatcacaccagagaacacacacaggagagaaaccttatggctgtgctcaatgtgggaagagttttactacatctgGCTCGctgactctacaccagagaaCGCACACAGGAGTAAAATctcatagctgtgatcagtgtgacaagagatactctgataaaagatctctgatcaaacatcacaaaatacatacatgaaggagttttttcatgatatcaatgaatTAATGTCACATAGTAGAAtgtttttaacattgtagtagagGAGTATTTTAAGGAATTTCACAATATAGAACCCTAAACGTTTGCCCCATTTAATTGATTTCAGCCTTAGGAAAAATCCAGGCTCTTGAAAGTGTACTATTTATGTGATTTAACAAAAAATTGACTAACACAAAAAGAGCTGTGTTACACTTACCATGTTGgtgacccacttgaatcaaaatgtGGCGAGCTGTTTTCCAcaaattgtcctctaaccagtggtGTACACATTATTCCCAGATTCCGAGTGGTTTTTGAGCTCTTAGTTTTAACAGGGCGtgcaacctcatctccctcctctcggcacaattgatttcaacatgatatcGATGAGTGATGACAAATAAGTGTTGTGTTCCTTTGTTTAGCGACCCCTAAATTTAAATGACTgactgtcttctgtcttctgcaggttgtcctctaaccagtgaggtaaaagatatctcccatttccatgtgtttttttttgttgtgtcAGTTTCAACAGCACGTATAACCTGATTTCCCCTCTAAtcgatatcagtgatttattgctaCTTGTCAAAACAACAGCGTTTCTGGTGCTTGTGCAGTTTATAAGGTGCTTGTTTAAAAAATTACAAGTAATATGATTATTGTGGCAGATGTTTGTGTAAATAGCACATTTTATGTTTAGGTTTTCAATTTATCCCTaactgtttctgcatattggttattgatttggacacgttAAAACTGTGTTTTGACATTGGGGCTATCCCACCTAGCGaaatgtcattgaaaataagactatgcaactaaatatttcatatttacatTTCATGTAACATTTAGTAATCATAAACATGTAACCAACTGACAATTTTTGGTACAATTATATTGACCCACTTTTAGAATATCAGGCTTAATTCTCAGATGTGCCAACTCAAATGTACTATAGCATGACATTGG
This Oncorhynchus tshawytscha isolate Ot180627B linkage group LG32, Otsh_v2.0, whole genome shotgun sequence DNA region includes the following protein-coding sequences:
- the LOC112245065 gene encoding zinc finger protein 2 homolog, whose amino-acid sequence is SLQTSIVVQHHGYAVGITCYSGLLLLWAFNHLSDFVVYTGEILHYRGSSGEPQQPHDAEQAEKNLCRSEHLNKHLQRSTGKRTHYCSDCGKRFTSSGIKIHQRTHTGEKPFCCVQCGKSFGQSGHLTVHQRTHTGEKPYSCGQCGKSFSTSGSLTLHQKTHTGEKPYSCGQCGKSFGRSCYLTQHQKTHTGEKPYSCGQCGKSFGQSCHLTQHQKTHTGEKSYSCGQCGMSFLRSGELTVHQRIHTGEKPFSCDQCGKSFAASRTLTQHQRTHTGEKPYSCGQCGKRCSTSGHLTVHQRIHTGEKPYGCDQCGKRCSTSGHLTVHQRTHTGEKPYSCDQCGKSFGQSGELTVHQRTHTGEKPYSCHQCGKSFAASRTLTQHQRLHTGEKSYRCGQCGKKCTTSGSLTVHQRTHTGENPYSCDHCGKKCTTSGSLTVHQRTHTGENPYSCDQCGKKCTTSGSLTVHLRTHTGEKPYSCDQCGKSFTTSGNLTVHQRTHTGEKPYSCGQCGKSFALSKTLTQHQRIHTGEKSYSCDTCEKTFGQSCHLVSHQRTHTGEKPYSCGQCGKSFGQSCHLVSHQRTHTGEKPYGCAQCGKSFTTSGSLTLHQRTHTGVKSHSCDQCDKRYSDKRSLIKHHKIHT